TATTTTTTCTCAAAAGCTTCTTTTAAGAACTTTATTTTTTCTTGTATATCTATGCCTTTTCTTGAAAGAATAAAGTATCCATCTTTATCTTTTTTCCCTGTAAAAATAGCTATTATCTCATCGCCTTCTTTATATCCTTCTATCTGATTTACCGGTATAACTGCTTCTATCTTTTGTCCTATATCTATATAAGCTTTATCATCTTGGATTTTAATAATCTTTCCTTTTATTTTTTCTCCTTTTTGATAAAAGCTTTCTGCTTCATATTGCTGAATTAATTTTTCAAACTCTTCCATTTTTAAACTCCTTTTATCTGTTTTATTTTTTCTACAACTTCATTTATTATCCAATCCGGTGTAGATGCACCGGCTGATATTCCTATTTTTTCTTTTCCTTCAAACCATTCTTCTTGTAATTCGTCGGCTTTTTCTATATGGTAAGTATTTGGGTTTAATGCTTTAGATATTTGTGCTAAACGCTGGGTATTTCCGCTATGTTTTCCTCCTATTATTATCATTATATCAACATTTGGGGCAATTTGTTTAACTTCTTCTTGTCTTACAGATGTTGCATCACATATTGTATTAAATATTTTTACTTCATCGCTATTTTCTGCTATATAACCTACTGCTTCTCTGAAAAAATCTTCATTTTGTGTAGTTTGGGCAACTACTCCTATTTTGTTTCTTCTTGGGAGTTTTTTTACTAAATCTTCAAAATTTTCTACTACTACTCCTTGTCCTCCGACTTCTTCAAGATGTCCAAGAGTTCCGATTACTTCCGGATGTCCTTCCTCTCCAATAATAACCACAAAATAGCCTTCTTCTGCAAGTTGTCTAACTTTATCATGCACTTTTTTAACGAATGGACAGGTTGCATCAAGCAAATTTACACCTATGCTTTTTAGCTCTCTTTCTGTTTTCGGTGGGACTCCATGGGAACGGATAATTACCGTATCTCCTTCTTTTAAAACAGATTTATCCGGTAGTTCTTTTACATTTAATTTTTCCAAAAACTCTACAACCTGTTTATTATGAATAATCGGGCCATTTGTATAAGCAGAGCCAAGTTTTTCTCCGGCTTCTTTTGCCATATCTACTGCTATTTTTACTCCAAAGCAAAATCCTGCTGTTTTTGCAACTATTATATTAGCCATTGTTGATACCTCTTTTTAGATTTTTAATTTCATCCATAACTTTTTCTGCAATATGTTCATAACTTGATATTCCTTCAAAATGAATTCTCTTTCCGACTTTTACATGAATATCATATTTAAATAATTTAGGAAATTTTGACTTTACAGGTAGTACTTTATCTGTGCCTTCTATTAGCACAGGTATAACCGGAACTTTTGCTTTTTCTATTAAAAATCCTATCCCTGATTTTGGTTTTCTAAACTCTCCCGGTTTTGCTCTGCTTCCTTCAGGGAAAATTCCTATGCAATGTCCCTCTTTTAAAAGTTTTATAGCTGTTTTTAATGTATTTAAATCTCTGTTATCTCTTTTAACAGGTATTGCCCCTGCTTTTTTTATAAACCATGATAAAACAGGAATTTCAAATAGTTCTTTTTTAGCCAAAAATAAAATAGGTCTTGGAGAAATTGTATTTAAAACCGGTGGGTCTAAATGGCTTCTATGATTTGAAGCAATAATACATCCCCCTTCAACCGGTATATTTTCAGCACCTTCTACCTTTATTCTGAGTAATTTTTTTATAAAAGGTTTTAACTTAAAAAATATCTCATAACCTTTCTTAGAATAAGGCAAATCCTTCAAAAATCACCTCTTTTTAAAAAGGAGTTTCTATAATAAACCTCTCCTTCTTAAAGCATCTTCATATATTCTGCTATATAAAATCTTCCATTCAGGAGTTCCTTCTAAGATTTTCCTTGAATAAGATTTTATTCTACTTCTTACTTCCTTATCTATCTCTTTTTCTTGTTTTACTATCTCTTTTAATCTTTCATGCACCATTCTTCTTATCTTGTTTGGTTCTTCAAATATCTCAACAGATGGTTCTGTTTCTAAATATCTTTTTATTCTGTGGGCTATTTGGTTTAATCTTTCTTCCGGTTCTAAATGGATATTTCTTTCTTCTGCAAGTTTTTCTTTAACTTTCATTACAGCTGTTCTGTATCTGATTTCTTCCGATTCTAATATCTCCATATGCTCCTGAACTAATCTTTCAGCCTCCTCTTCAAGCTGTTTTTCTTCTTCTATTGCTTGGGAAATTATATTGTAAATATCTTCCCTGAATTTCTTTTCATCATCAGCTTCCACTATATGCTTTTTAAGTAATTCATCTGCTATGGAACCGGCTATTCTTTCTACCAACTTTGCCGGTAATTTCATTAATCTCCTCCAAAATTTAATTAAAAAACATTATAATATATTCATAAAAAGTTTGCAAAAAAGTTTTATATTATTAAAGAGTATTAACTGAAAAGCCGATAAGTATATTAACATCAATTTTTAAAGGAGAAATTATGGAAAATATATCCGAAGCACCGGTTTTTTATATAGATGCAGAATTTGAAAAGTTGAAACAAAAATGGAAAATAATAGAATTTTTAGAAAAAGAAGGAGTTAATCAAAATTTTTTAAGGAATCTTGAGGATTTATCATTAAGTAAAGATGACTATCCTATATCAAAATTTTTGAGTTTGCTTAGAAAAAATGAAAGTAATATATAATTTAGTTGTTAATTTAATAAATAATGAAAAAATTGCTAAAATAGCTTTAGTTATTTTACTTCTCATATATGGATTTTTTATTACGCTTCCAACGCAAACTTTAAACCAGCTTATCATTTCACTTCTATTTTTTGGAGTTTTAATTGTTATTTTCAGACATAGAACCGAATATATAAAATTGATAGTAATTTTTTCTACTTTATTTATAACTTTAAGGTATTTTTATTGGAGAACATTCAATACTATAAACACAGATAATATTTTAAATTTTATCCTTTCTATGCTTTTATATTTTGCAGAGTTTTACTCTATAATAATAGCCGTTTTGGGAGCATTTATAGCATTAAGGCTTTTAGAAAGAAATAGAATTGATATTCGTTCGTATAAACCGGAAGAACTCCCAACTGTAGATATATTTATTCCAACTTATAATGAACCTGTGGATGTTGTAAAAATAACGGCACTTGCTGCATCATCTTTAGATTATCCAAAAGATAAATTTAAAGTATATATATTAGATGATGGTGGTACAACTCAAAAGCTAAATGACCCTGATCCGGAAAAAAGGAAAGAAAATATAGAAAGGGCAAATGCTTTAAAAGAATTTGTTAAAAATGCTAATACTAATATTTATTATCTTACAAGAGAAAAAAATCTACATGCAAAAGCCGGAAATATAAATGAAGCTTTAAAAAAAACAGATGGAGATTTAATTCTTATATTAGATTGTGACCATATCCCTACTCAAGATTTTTTAAGGAATACGGTAGGTTTCTTCTTAAAATATCCAAAACTGTTTTTAGTTCAAACACCGCACAGCTTTCAAAATCCTGACCCGATAGAAAAAAATTTAGAATTATTTAGAAAAGTACCTTCAGAAAATGATATGTTTTATAAATTTATTCAAAAAGGTCTTGATTTTTGGTCATGTTCATTTTTCTGTGGCTCAGCAGCGATTCTCAGAAGGAAATATTTAAATGAGGTTGGTGGAGTTCAAGGAACAACAATCACTGAAGATGCAGAAACAGCCCTTGAGCTTCATTCTAGAGGATTAGATAGTGCTTATTTTGGAAAGAAGATGGTTTATGGTCTTCAGCCTGAAACATTTTCATCATTTATTGTTCAAAGGTCAAGATGGGCACAGGGAATGGTGCAGATATTTTTATTAAAAAATCCATTATTAAAAAAAGGATTAAAATGGTATCAAAAGATAGGATATTTAAATTCCAGTTTTTTCTGGTTTTTCGGAATTGCAAGGGCAATATTTTTAATCGCACCAACCTTTTACCTGTTTTTTGGAGCCAGAATATATGATGCAACTTTGGAGGAATCTCTTGCTTATGCAATTCCTCATTTTATAGGATCTGTATTATTATCAAATTATCTATATGCACGGGTAAGGTGGAATTTCTTTTCAGAATTATATGAAGCATTGCAAAGCTTATTTATTTTACCTGCAATTTTAAGTGTCTTTATCAATCCAAGAAAACCTACTTTTAAGGTAACTCCAAAAGGTGAAAACATAGAAGAGGAATTTTTAAATCCTTTTTATAAACCTATTTATATTTTATTTAATCTTACTGTATTATCATTCTTTTTTGCCGTTTATAGATGGATAGAATATCCGGATGAAAGAGGAACTATCCTAATAACATTATTCTGGCAAACATTTAATTTTCTTATACTTGCATTGGGTATTATATCTATGTTAGAAAAACCTGAGAGAAGAAGGGCATATAGGATACCTTCAGATGATTTTGCTTTTGTTTATGTAAATAACAAAACTTTTTCCGGAAAAATTAAAGATATCTCTTTAACCGGCATATGGATTGAAGCAGACCAAGATTTAACAAATTATTTATCAGAAATAAGAGATAATTATATAAAATTTGCCATAAAAGATATAAGAGGTATATTATTTACAATAGAAGGGAAAGTAGTAAATGCCAATTCTAAAAATATAAGAGCTACTTTCTTCAATGTTGAAAAAGATTTAAAATCGTTTAGAAAATTAGTAGAAATTGTTTACTCGGATAGTACAATATGGCAATTCTGGGATCCTGATAAGGAAGCATCTCCTATTTATTCATTAAAATTTTTAACTAAAATAGCGATAATAAATTTTAGAAGAGCTTATATTTTAGCAACAAAAGAATTTATAAATGAAATAAAGAAACTGTTTTACAATATTCTTATTAATTTAAAATCTCAAGGAGATAAGGTATGGGCATATTTAGCAAGAAATTTGAAGAAAATTTAGAAAAATCAATATTTGAAAAACCTTCCATGGTAGAAGAAATCTTTATTCCAAAAGGTTCTGTTTATGAGGAAATTTATAAAAATTCATTGATAGGAAGTTTTTTTGAAATCATTCTAAAAGTAGGAGATATGGATGATTTTAGAGTTTTAACAGAAAAATCTGCAGAGTTATTTTTTGAAAAAAATAAATCTTTATTTATGAGTATGAAATCTTATTCTATTTCTATTGATAGTTTAAAAAATATGGTTATAACATTAAATCAATTCTTGGATTATCATAAATTGGGAGCCGTAAAAATAGCCATAAAAGAAAAAGAAAGTAGTTTTTATATTATACATTATAATTCTCCTTTTGCTTTAATGCTAAAAGAAAAATCTAAACAGAATGTATGTTTTTTCTTCTCTGAATTCTATTCTAAAACTTTTTCCTTAATATTTGATAGACCTATAAAAATAATGGAGGATAATTGTGCAGCTTATAATAAAGAGGATTATTGTATTTTTAAACCTTCTAATATTTAGTTATGGCTATGCAAAAACCGACATAGTTTATTTAGATACTTTTTTGCCTAATGTTGATATTTTAAGAGGAATGTCTGGATATGCCTCTCTAACTATACCGGTTCCTGATAGATATATAATAAATGAAGCCACATTACATTTAGAGTTGAGCAAGTCTCAGGCTCTTGTACCTGAAAGAAGTTTTATATCTGTGTTTTTTAACGGAGTTTTGGTATTTCAAAAAAGATATGATCCGAGAATTGATACATTGGTTGAAGATATAAAGATTCCTATCTCATTAATAAAAGATTATAATCAATTGGAAATTAAAACTTCACAGCATTATTGTGTTAACTGTTGTGAATATGAGGCAAGTCCTGAGCTCTGGACAAAAATTTATTGGGATTATAGCTATTTAAGATTAGATTATCAAGAAAAACCATTAAAAAATAATATAATCTTTTTGAGAGATTATGTTTTAGATATTAAACAGTATAATCCTTTAAAATTTGCAATAATGACACAAAATAAATCAGATAAAATGATAACTTTTGGAGCTAAGGTTGCAGGATATATAGGAAGGTATATTAAATATAGAAAAATCAATATAAATTATACATCTAAAATACCGGAAGATAGAGATACATTTATAATAGGAACTACAGATTATGTTAAGCAGATACTTAATATAAACAATGATATTATCCCGAATATATTTTTAGTTCCTAATCCGTATGATAGTTCAAAAGCAGTTGTAGTTATAAATGCTCCATCTATAGATGAACTTGAGAATGTTATAAATACTTTCATATCTTTAAATGCAGAAGCATTTATAGGAGAAAATATAAGCATAAAAGAGTTTAAAAATTTCAATATCAAACCTTATCAATCTCCTAACTTAATTCCTTTAGATAAAAAAATTCATTTAAAAAGCTTAGGATATCAGGATACAGTATTTTATGGATTTTTCCCACCAACTTTAGATATAAATTTTGAAATTCCGGTAGATTTATTTATTTCAGGAAAAGAAAAATTTACATTCCATTTGTTTTACAATTATGGCCCTGGAGTTAGAGATGACTCGGTAATAAATATTTTTGTTAATGATAAATTTTTAAGACAGATAAAAGTAAAAAAAGATTATGGAACTATAATGGAAGATTTAAAGCTATCCATTCCGGTATATATGCTAAAACCAGGAAAAAATAAAATAACAGTGCAGTATGCATTAATGCCAAGAAATCAAGGATTTTGTGTAGCTCCAAATATAGAAGCATTAAAAGGAACTGTATTTTCAAGAGAAACATATATAGAACTACCGGATTTACCACATTGGGTAGAAATGCCTTATATGGAATATTTTACAATGCAAGCTTTCCCATTTAGCATATATCCGGATTTATCAGATACGCAGATATATTTATCAAATGTTGAAGATGAAACATTATCTGCAATGTTTACATTGATGGCTTATATAGGAGAGAAAACTGCAGTATCTCCTTATAATATATCTGTAACATCAGATATACAAAGGGTTAATAAAAATAAAAATTTAATTCTAATAGGAAACAATTTTGACCCTGTATTTTTTGAAAATACACCGATAAAAGTATCTTCAAACAATATTACCTTAAAATATAGAATTTTTGAGTTGATAAGAGAAAAGATAGAAGGGAAACTTTTGAGTAAAGAGGAATTAGAAGAATTAGAAAATTTAAGGGCAGTTTTATCAGAAAAAAATAGCCTGCAGAATGAAGTTATATTTACGATGGGTAAATCTCCTTTTTCAGAAAATAAAACAGTATTTTTAATAATTTCAAGGGACAATAATGCATTATTTAACTCTATTCAATTATTATATGAGCCTAAATATTCAGCTAAAATAAAAGGGGATATATCTGTTGTAGATTGGGAAAAATTTGATATATATAGTGGTTCCTTAGGAGATAAATATTTTGTAGGGAATTTACCTTTTATTAAATATATAATTTATAGAATAGGATACACTTCTCCTGTTGTATTTTTCATAATAGCAGTAGCAATTATTATACTAATAGCAATAATCCTTAAGAAGATATTGGATATAAGGGAAAAAAGGAGATTAGAAGGTGAAGTTTAGGTATCTAATATTTAGCATAATTGCTATCTTTTTAGTTAAACCTGTATTATCGGCAGATTGGGAGAGTTTTAAAGCTAAATTTATGAAAAATAATGAATATATAGTTGACCCTTACAATAATTATAGGGTTACTTCAGAAGCTCAGGGATATGGAATGCTAATAGCAGTTTTAAATAATGATAAATATACTTTTGACAAGATGTTAAATTGGAGTATAAATAATTTACAAAGAGAAGATAAACTTTTTAATTGGCATTGGAATGGTGGTAAAGTTATAGATAAAAATAATGCCTTGGATGGAGATTTATTTATAGCATATTCTTTATTAATGGCTTATAAAACTTGGAAAGATGAAAAATATATTAATTTATTTAATCAAATTTTGCCGGCAATAAAACAGCTTATTTTGCCAATTTTGTGGGATAATAATGAAAATATTTTATTAATACCGGCAAAATATGGTTTTATTCATGAAAATGAAGGAACAATTACATTAATACCAAGTTATTATATACCTTTTATCTTTAATGAATTTTATAATTATACAGCTGATGAGATATGGGAAAA
Above is a genomic segment from Venenivibrio stagnispumantis containing:
- the bcsA gene encoding UDP-forming cellulose synthase catalytic subunit — encoded protein: MKVIYNLVVNLINNEKIAKIALVILLLIYGFFITLPTQTLNQLIISLLFFGVLIVIFRHRTEYIKLIVIFSTLFITLRYFYWRTFNTINTDNILNFILSMLLYFAEFYSIIIAVLGAFIALRLLERNRIDIRSYKPEELPTVDIFIPTYNEPVDVVKITALAASSLDYPKDKFKVYILDDGGTTQKLNDPDPEKRKENIERANALKEFVKNANTNIYYLTREKNLHAKAGNINEALKKTDGDLILILDCDHIPTQDFLRNTVGFFLKYPKLFLVQTPHSFQNPDPIEKNLELFRKVPSENDMFYKFIQKGLDFWSCSFFCGSAAILRRKYLNEVGGVQGTTITEDAETALELHSRGLDSAYFGKKMVYGLQPETFSSFIVQRSRWAQGMVQIFLLKNPLLKKGLKWYQKIGYLNSSFFWFFGIARAIFLIAPTFYLFFGARIYDATLEESLAYAIPHFIGSVLLSNYLYARVRWNFFSELYEALQSLFILPAILSVFINPRKPTFKVTPKGENIEEEFLNPFYKPIYILFNLTVLSFFFAVYRWIEYPDERGTILITLFWQTFNFLILALGIISMLEKPERRRAYRIPSDDFAFVYVNNKTFSGKIKDISLTGIWIEADQDLTNYLSEIRDNYIKFAIKDIRGILFTIEGKVVNANSKNIRATFFNVEKDLKSFRKLVEIVYSDSTIWQFWDPDKEASPIYSLKFLTKIAIINFRRAYILATKEFINEIKKLFYNILINLKSQGDKVWAYLARNLKKI
- a CDS encoding glycosyl hydrolase family 8; this encodes MKFRYLIFSIIAIFLVKPVLSADWESFKAKFMKNNEYIVDPYNNYRVTSEAQGYGMLIAVLNNDKYTFDKMLNWSINNLQREDKLFNWHWNGGKVIDKNNALDGDLFIAYSLLMAYKTWKDEKYINLFNQILPAIKQLILPILWDNNENILLIPAKYGFIHENEGTITLIPSYYIPFIFNEFYNYTADEIWEKLYNYTLNRIYSIRDIPFSVDYSLFSKNICKVTNYVDIDTYRIILYAYLDENVDIIRSSGTFQKVIEFYKKEGYIPIKFFLDGTPQTKENSPYCVYRWFYFIYNDKKLLEIYEKNKEIDKNNYFCEALDLIEKGLKRGK
- a CDS encoding cellulose biosynthesis cyclic di-GMP-binding regulatory protein BcsB, translated to MQLIIKRIIVFLNLLIFSYGYAKTDIVYLDTFLPNVDILRGMSGYASLTIPVPDRYIINEATLHLELSKSQALVPERSFISVFFNGVLVFQKRYDPRIDTLVEDIKIPISLIKDYNQLEIKTSQHYCVNCCEYEASPELWTKIYWDYSYLRLDYQEKPLKNNIIFLRDYVLDIKQYNPLKFAIMTQNKSDKMITFGAKVAGYIGRYIKYRKININYTSKIPEDRDTFIIGTTDYVKQILNINNDIIPNIFLVPNPYDSSKAVVVINAPSIDELENVINTFISLNAEAFIGENISIKEFKNFNIKPYQSPNLIPLDKKIHLKSLGYQDTVFYGFFPPTLDINFEIPVDLFISGKEKFTFHLFYNYGPGVRDDSVINIFVNDKFLRQIKVKKDYGTIMEDLKLSIPVYMLKPGKNKITVQYALMPRNQGFCVAPNIEALKGTVFSRETYIELPDLPHWVEMPYMEYFTMQAFPFSIYPDLSDTQIYLSNVEDETLSAMFTLMAYIGEKTAVSPYNISVTSDIQRVNKNKNLILIGNNFDPVFFENTPIKVSSNNITLKYRIFELIREKIEGKLLSKEELEELENLRAVLSEKNSLQNEVIFTMGKSPFSENKTVFLIISRDNNALFNSIQLLYEPKYSAKIKGDISVVDWEKFDIYSGSLGDKYFVGNLPFIKYIIYRIGYTSPVVFFIIAVAIIILIAIILKKILDIREKRRLEGEV
- a CDS encoding lysophospholipid acyltransferase family protein, whose product is MKDLPYSKKGYEIFFKLKPFIKKLLRIKVEGAENIPVEGGCIIASNHRSHLDPPVLNTISPRPILFLAKKELFEIPVLSWFIKKAGAIPVKRDNRDLNTLKTAIKLLKEGHCIGIFPEGSRAKPGEFRKPKSGIGFLIEKAKVPVIPVLIEGTDKVLPVKSKFPKLFKYDIHVKVGKRIHFEGISSYEHIAEKVMDEIKNLKRGINNG
- the ispH gene encoding 4-hydroxy-3-methylbut-2-enyl diphosphate reductase; translation: MANIIVAKTAGFCFGVKIAVDMAKEAGEKLGSAYTNGPIIHNKQVVEFLEKLNVKELPDKSVLKEGDTVIIRSHGVPPKTERELKSIGVNLLDATCPFVKKVHDKVRQLAEEGYFVVIIGEEGHPEVIGTLGHLEEVGGQGVVVENFEDLVKKLPRRNKIGVVAQTTQNEDFFREAVGYIAENSDEVKIFNTICDATSVRQEEVKQIAPNVDIMIIIGGKHSGNTQRLAQISKALNPNTYHIEKADELQEEWFEGKEKIGISAGASTPDWIINEVVEKIKQIKGV
- a CDS encoding DUF507 family protein, yielding MKLPAKLVERIAGSIADELLKKHIVEADDEKKFREDIYNIISQAIEEEKQLEEEAERLVQEHMEILESEEIRYRTAVMKVKEKLAEERNIHLEPEERLNQIAHRIKRYLETEPSVEIFEEPNKIRRMVHERLKEIVKQEKEIDKEVRSRIKSYSRKILEGTPEWKILYSRIYEDALRRRGLL